GTCTTCGAACATAGGCGGGGTTGCTTCGCCATCTCCGCCAAGCCTCCGTCGGAGACGCCGCCCTACAACATCCGTCGTCATCCTTAAGCGCGCCCGGAGGTCGTGCTCCCGCGCTCAGGCTGGCGGCAGCTTCGTCAGGCGGACCGTCGCCCGGGTCAGTTGCTCGACGCGGCGAACCTGCTCGGGATTGCTCACCCGATCGTCGGCGAAGTCTTCCGCCTCCGCATAGACAAAACGCGGCACGATCAGGCAGCGGAAATCCAGCATCAGGCTGTTCGCCAGCGCCATCACCGACATGTAGCTCGACTTGCCGCCGGCCGCACAAAGAAACGCGACCGGCTTGTTCTCCCACGCCGAGCCGGTCAGCTCGATGAGGTTCTTCAGCGCGGCGCTGCCGTCGTAGTTGTAGATCGGCGTGGCCACGATGAGCGCGTCGGCCGCAGCGAGACGGGCTTGCACCCGCCCTACTTCGGGATCGGCGTAGGCGGACCCGCCGTCGCACAGCGGCAACGGATGCTCGCGCAGGTCGAGCACCTCGGCGGCGACGCCTTCGGCCGCGAGCACGCGGGCGGCTTCGTGCGCCAGCAGGCGGCTCTTGCTGTCGGGATTCAGGCTGGTGGAGAGGATCAGGATCATGAGGTTTGGTTTGCAGGTTGGTGGAAGGCCCGCAGGGTAGCGCCTTAACCGCACTTGAGGTCAACCATGCCCGCCAAAAGAAGCTCCTGCACCGACTGCGTCCGTGAACTCGGGGTCGGCGAGATCGCCCGCCGCAGCGGCGTCGCTGTCTCTGCCATCCACTTCTACGAGACCAAGGGTCTGCTCTACAGCTGGCGCAACGCCGCCAACCAGCGCCGCTACCCGCGCGAAGCCCTGCGGCGCGTGTCGCTCATCAAGGTTGCGCAGCGCCTCGGTATTCCGCTCGCCGCCATCAAGGCCGCGCTCGACGCCCTGCCGCGCGGTCGCACCCCCACCGAGGCCGACTGGCGCAAACTCTCCGCCCGTTGGCAGGCCGACCTCGCCCGTCGCATCACGGAACTGACGCGCCTGCGCGACCAGCTCGGCGAGTGCATCGGCTGTGGCTGCCTCTCGCTGCAATCCTGCCCGCTCCGCAATCCCGGCGACCAGCTCGCCCGCCGCGGCCCCGGCCCGCACCTGCTGGCCTGCAAGACGAAGGACTGACCACATCCCAATCGTTCTCGTTCTCCTGCTCGTGATCGTTCTCGCGGCAGAACGCCTGCCTGCTCAGAGGAGAACGAGAAAGAGAGCGATTTCCTGTCAGCGCCCTCCGCTCCCTCTTGATACTTATTACTTGTCCCTTGTTACTTGGCTGCCCCGCGGCCCCGCCGCCCCTCAGGTGATCCGGTTCAGGTGCCGGATGCAGGCCATCATGCCCAGCCACACGACGAACGCAATCCACGGCACGGTCGAAATGGAATGCTGCGCGAACCAACCGGCCACGGCCGGCACCACCGCCGCGCCGAAAGCCGCGCTGCCCGACTGGCGCCCGATGACGGTCTGCACCGCGGCCGGCGCAAACCGCCGCGGCACCTCGTGCATGAGCGCGGGATAAATCGGCGCCATGCCCAAGCCGACCAGCGCGAGCGTGAACACGGCCGCCGGCACCACCGCCGCAAAGGCGAAGCCCGCGATGCCGATCGCGGCAACCCCCGCGCCGATCGCGATGGTCCGGCGGTTGCCCCAGTGCTCGATCACGAAGCCCACGCCGATGCGCCCGGCCGTCAGCGCGCCGAAGAACCCCGCCACGCACAGCGCCGCCGTCTCCGGCGCAAAGCCGCGCCGCACCACCAGCACCGTGCCCGCCCACACGCCGATCGTGGACTCGGCGGCGACATACAGCGCGAAAATGAAGGGCGACAGCCAGCCGGCAAAAGAGTTGGCCGGCATCGTCGGCACCTTGCCGCCCGCGGCGTGATGGTCCGCAAAGCTCCGCTCCGGCACCTTGTTCCACAGGCCGAGCGTGAGCAGAAAGAGCACCGCCAGCGCGGCCTGCACGCCGCTGATGAGCAGGTAGCCGGCGCGCCAGCCGTGGCCCGATCCGAGCGCCCAGCCGATGAAAAACGGCCCGCTCGTCGCGCCGATGCCCCAACACGCGTGCAGCCAGTTCATGTGCCGGCCGCTGTAGTGGCGCGCCACGTAGCCATTGAGTCCGGCGTCCACCGCGCCGGCGCCGATGCCCAGCGGCACCGACGCCGCATAAAGCCACAGCGCGCCCTCGGCCTGCGACAGGATGAACATGCCACCGGCCGTGAGCAGCCCGCTCACAAACACCACCGGCCCCGTGCGAAACTTCGCAATGATCCACCCGCTCGCGAATCCTGCCGAGCCGGTCAGGATCGTGCCGATGGTGATGATCGTGCCTGCGAGACCGATCGGCAGGTTCAGCTCCGGATAAATCGCCGGCCACGCCACGCCCAGCGTGCCGTCGGGCAACCCGAGGCTGATATAGCCGAGGTAGATGATCAGCAGCAGGAGAAGCGAAGCGCGACGTTGGTCCACGATGAAGTCCCCACGCAGACAGCCGCGCCCAAGAATGACAAGGCGCGAGCCCGCTCTATCAATCCAGCACCCGGTCAATTTCGCCACGGATTGCACGGATGGGCACGGATTCAAGGCCAGCGGATTTTTGCCACGAAAAGGCACAAAAGGCTCCGCTCTGCTTCTTAAATCTTCCGCGCACCTATAGGCGCCTTGAGAGTCTCATTGTGGTCGATTTATTGAGCCTTTTTGTGGCCATCAAATGCCTTGGGCTTGTTCGGAATCCGTGCCCATCCGTTCCGTCCGTGGTCAAATTCTTCCGCCGCCCCCTTTTCGTGTCTTTGGTGTGTTTCATGGTTGATCAACCCAACCCCTGCCTTGGTTCCTTTCCGTGTGTTCCGTGGGCCACCCCCTCAGCCACTGCCGCCTAGACAAATCGCCGGCACCCGACACTGTATCCCCCATGCAAAAATCCACCCTGCTGATGCTGCTCCCCTTCACCGCCCTCACCACCTTTGCCGCGACTTCGACGGCCAGCCTGAAACCCGCGACGCGCGTCCGGGCCGAGATCCCCGCCCAATACCGCTGGGATTTCTCGCCCATCTACGCCGACTGGGCCGCGTGGGAGGCCGGCATGAAGGAGATGGAGGGCAAGATGGACACGTTCGCCGCCCTCAAGGGCAGCCTCGCCACCGGTCCCGCCGCCGTGCTCAAGGCCTACAAGCTCTACGACGAGATCGGCATGCTCCAATACCGCGTCTATCGCTACCCGCAGCTCCAGCGCGACGTGGACACCCGCAACCAGGAGATCGCCGGCAAGTTCCAGCGGGTCGGCGTCATCTTCGCCAAGTTCGGCACCGCCACGGCCTGGTTCAACCCCGAGCTGCTCACCATCCCGCAGGCGAAGATGGAGGAGTGGATCAAGGCCACGCCCGAACTCGCCCCCTACGCGTTCACCATCCTCGACACCTACCGCCAGCAGAAACACGTCCTCGATGAACAGGGCGAGAAGCTCCTTTCCTACGGCTCCCGCTTCAACTCGACCCCCGGCGCCATCTTCCAGGAACTCAGCACCTCCGACATCAAGTTCCCGGCCATCAAGCTCGCCGACGGCACGGAAGTGACCGTCTCGCCCGCCAACTACGGCCAC
This DNA window, taken from Oleiharenicola lentus, encodes the following:
- a CDS encoding MFS transporter; amino-acid sequence: MDQRRASLLLLLIIYLGYISLGLPDGTLGVAWPAIYPELNLPIGLAGTIITIGTILTGSAGFASGWIIAKFRTGPVVFVSGLLTAGGMFILSQAEGALWLYAASVPLGIGAGAVDAGLNGYVARHYSGRHMNWLHACWGIGATSGPFFIGWALGSGHGWRAGYLLISGVQAALAVLFLLTLGLWNKVPERSFADHHAAGGKVPTMPANSFAGWLSPFIFALYVAAESTIGVWAGTVLVVRRGFAPETAALCVAGFFGALTAGRIGVGFVIEHWGNRRTIAIGAGVAAIGIAGFAFAAVVPAAVFTLALVGLGMAPIYPALMHEVPRRFAPAAVQTVIGRQSGSAAFGAAVVPAVAGWFAQHSISTVPWIAFVVWLGMMACIRHLNRIT
- a CDS encoding NADPH-dependent FMN reductase yields the protein MILILSTSLNPDSKSRLLAHEAARVLAAEGVAAEVLDLREHPLPLCDGGSAYADPEVGRVQARLAAADALIVATPIYNYDGSAALKNLIELTGSAWENKPVAFLCAAGGKSSYMSVMALANSLMLDFRCLIVPRFVYAEAEDFADDRVSNPEQVRRVEQLTRATVRLTKLPPA
- the soxR gene encoding redox-sensitive transcriptional activator SoxR, yielding MPAKRSSCTDCVRELGVGEIARRSGVAVSAIHFYETKGLLYSWRNAANQRRYPREALRRVSLIKVAQRLGIPLAAIKAALDALPRGRTPTEADWRKLSARWQADLARRITELTRLRDQLGECIGCGCLSLQSCPLRNPGDQLARRGPGPHLLACKTKD